GGGAGTGCTACAGTCCCTTGTAGAGAAACATTTCCCAGCACCCGACAGACAAAAGCTATTTAGCTTATTGGGAATTGATTTATCGGCTAAGAAAACTCCATCTCCCAATGACTGTGCCTCTACAGACAATAAGGGAAAGAAACGGAAAGGTAAGAAATGTTTTCAACTTCGGAGCGGAGTTGATGGACATAAGTAGGActtagtcaaaaaaaaaagttttacttcaGGTTTATAAAACCATGGCCACCTCTTCTGTGAGGTCATGGATTGGCATGCATTATGCTCTTCTGATTTCCCTTCTTGTGGAATGCTCtcaattttttcttttctaggccaagacacaaaaaaagaagcaaaaaagcCTCGCAAGTCTGGAGGACTTGGGGGCAGCAGTTCTGATGACAGCGACTCTGCTTCTGCAAAGGAAGCTGAAAGTGACAATGACAGTTTCAAGTCTGTCAGCTCTGGGGAGGATGATGAAGATGACTTTAATCCTTTCAGAGATGAATCCAGTGAGGACGATGAAGATGGTAAGTTTAAAGCATTGCAAAAGTTCATTTAAAGTTGCAATTTTGAAAATAGTTCTGCTGTAAAATGAAATCTGCAATGCTGTTTGACCAACAGGAGCCAGTAAATAGTGTTTATTACCAAGTGCttgatttaaacttttatttatttatttatttagatccTTGGCTAATAAGAAAAGATCACAAGAAAACTAAAGAtaagaagaataaaaagaaaaagaaaaatatagatCCAGATTCTATCCACAGTGCCTTGTTAGCATCTGGTCTTGGCTCAAAACGACCTGCTTTTTCAACTCCAGTTGTTAACACTACGAGCAGTGCACCTTCCATTGGTAAGGGCTGAATAACTGAATCTTATCCACCCATCAAATCtaatttgtttgatttaaatgtaTGGGTGTTTCTATATGCGGTTTGTTGTAATAATGCTTTGGCACTGCTAGAATGACTTAGTTTTTTGGAAATCCCTATCTGCAGGTTCTTTTGGTTTAGTGCTTTATCTGtttttcagcaaaaaaagacaGTGAAAGTAGCAGCTGTGTAACTAGTCAGGATGCTGTTGAAAGTGCCCAGCAGATGAAACGAGAGCTGCTAGACAAACTGGAGAAGCTTGCTGAAGATCTGCCTCCCAACACTCTCGACGAACTTATTGATGAACTTGGCGGTCCAGATAATGTGGCAGAGGTGGGTCTAAAACTATTGCCCTGCACAGGTTTTAATGGTATGTAGGTTCTCCCTTAATGCTAAGCTAGAAATGAAGTGCAAGGACTAAATATCTTCAAGTGCAGTGTCATTGAGGATTTACGCTCTGTTTCAGAATGACCTGCTTGTGTTTGGTTTGAAGTGTTGTGGTGCCTCTTTTCCGTCAGTGGGAATGCATGCTTCTGCTTCTTTTACAGATGACTGGGCGTAAGGGCAGAGTTGTGAGTAATGATGACGGAAGCATATCCTATGAATCAAGATCAGAGCTTGATGTTCCGGTGGAAATTCTCAATATCACAGAGAAACAGAGGTTCATGGATGGAGAGAAGGTATGGTTTTACATAGGCATGATAAGGTTTTGTACATTGCCGTATAGACTGTTTGCTAAAGCTTTTTCCAACTTTAATTTTTATATGTGCATATAATGACTGTAGGTCACAATCAGCTATTTCCTGGGATGTTAATgacgtgttgtttttttgtttgttttacttcaaaAGTACTTGTTTATTCTTgacatcaaaataaaaaacaatttacagaACACACTTTTTCTATCCTTTGTTGAAGAACATTGCCATAATATCAGAAGCTGCAAGTTCTGGTATCTCATTGCAAGCAGACCGGAGAGTTAAAAACCAGAGGAGACGAGTACACATGACATTGGAGTTGCCCTGGAGTGCTGATAGAGCCATTCAGCAGTTTGGTGAGTAGCCttgctttacaatgtttttttttttattcttagctggagatcattattttttttttttattttaattttttcagtgGTTCCTAACTTACCCAAGTTTGTATTAGATAAAGGCTTGTTAACCTTTTCATTCCACAGGACGAACACACAGATCCAACCAGGTGACTGCTCCAGAGTACGTGTTCCTCATATCTGAGCTCGCTGGAGAACAGAGATTTGCATCAATTGTGGCCAAAAGGCTTGAGAGTTTGGTAAGTGGAAGTGATCAGTCTCTGAAGACAGTAACGACCTAcagttttatttagaaaaatataatGTCTATTTATTCACCTAGAATTATTCAGAAGGTATCGACTAAGTGTTGGAGTAGCTTTTTGGAACCAAGCATTTTTTAGTTTCAGGAGATATGACCTCATGTAACTAAGCTGCAGAATTCAAACCGCTTCCGTGTCTGCTTGCTTTGTACCTTTTCTGTGTTTAACCCCATTGTCCTGCCTTTCTATTTAAGGGAGCCCTTACACATGGCGATAGAAGAGCCACCGAATCCAGAGACCTAAGCAGATTCAATTTTGACAATAAGGTAAGCCCTTCATTATTCTCTacaaatcctcttttttttttttttggtttgcttggaAATATAATTATACCCCACTGGTAATGGATGTGTGTGTCacagtttacagttttaaatctAGCAAGTGCCGCTAATCCAGATGTCTAATTAAAGGCCACAAGTTTTTGAGAGAACCAGTCTGGGGGTGTACAGTGGAATCTCGTTGCCCAATAGATTTGTACATGTACATAAGGTGGATTCATATgctaatattatataattttatttttttgtagtatggTAGAAGTGCTCTGGAAATTGTGATGAAGTCCATTGTAAACTTGGATTCCCCAATAGCGTCACCCCCTGCTAACTTTGATGGAGATTTCTTTAAAGGTAATAGAACGTGTATCGTATTGCATTACAGTCCTGATTTTGAAGAAAAAAGCGGCAGTATTTTGagtgttctttttaaatgcagaaattCGTCATGGGTTGATTGGTGTTGGATTAATAAATGTGGAAGATCGTTCAGGAATCCTCATGTTGGATAAAGGTAAGTTTTGGAATGTTCTAATAAGATAACCTTAACATTATAATGAAGAAGTGAAAAATGTGTGGTCTGTTAAACTGCAATCTTTTTGAAAATTGCTTTTCTCACAGATTATAACAACATTGGCAAGTTCTTGAATCGAATTCTTGGAATGGAGGTCCAACAACAGAATGCACTCTTTCAGTATTTCTCCGACACATTAAGTGCTGTAATTCAGAATGCCAAAAAGAATGGTCGATATGACATGGGTATATTGGGTAAGCAATTTCAGTTCCCTAAAATGCATctgttgtttaaaatatgaaacatagtgaatttaatttgtgtattttctaTGCAGATCTTGGCTCTGGGGATGAGAAGGTGAGGAAAGTAGAATCCAAGAAGTTTCTTACTCCAGGATATTCTACCTCAGGACATGTGGAATTGTATACAGTAAGTTAACCTGATTATTTGATTACAACTAACTAGCCTGTGTGTGTTGTAGTTTAAGAGCGCTCCAGGTATTGGCAGTACGGGAGTAAATATTTTGGTTTTAGTGGCATTTCAGTCACTTCACAAATGTATTTCTCTTGCAGGTAAGTGTCGAGAGAGGTATGTCTTGGGAGGAGTCAACCAGAGTTTGGGCTGAGCAATCGGGACCAGATGATGGATTTTATATACAGGCAAGTATCAGTCAACTCCCATATGTAATCAAATTAGCCTTTTGAAAAATTGCAGGtagcataataaaaacaacaacaaatgtaaaGGGTTTAAAAAGTAATCATGAGTTTTGAGTATATGACAACCCACTTTGTTTTTCTGATGTGtcctaaatgtgtttatttaccgTCTGCAGATAAGGAACAACAAAAAGACTGCAATCCTTGTTAAGGAAGTTAATGCCAAAAAGAGGTTGTTTCTGGTGTATAGACCAAACACAGGAAAACAGCTCAAACTGGAGGTCTATGCAGACATTAGGAAGAAATGCAAGAAGGTAAACCCTTTGATTTGCATTGTGCCTTTTATAGCTCACACATTCCTTTTTGCCTCGCTTGATTCCAAAGTTTGGGGACCTTTTTtgtcattaacttttttttgtgtgtgtgtgttgtgcaccAAACAGGTACTTTCTGAAGATGCCAAGCAACATTGGATAGATCAGTACAATTCATCAGCAGAAACATGTTCCCATGCCTATTGGTAAGCTTTATATAATTCCATCTTGAGGTTTAAATGGCATATGTTCATCAGAAAAATGTCAACCAAGATTAGAAGTATTTATCACACAAACTAAAGAAGGAAGTGATATTCAAAGCTTTTTCAAGATCTTAGACTTTTTATAAGTTGTTTACTCTACTGTATTGCGTCTAATGAATGTTACATAAGTGAATTATGTGCTGCTGTAAGTATCCGCATTCTTGCACTTATGTTTCTACATGTGTGTGTCTTACCAGGCGAGGCAATTGCAAAAAGGCATCCGTAGGACTGCAATGTGAAATTGGTCTACGCTGCCGAACGTACTTTGTCCTGTGTGGTTCGGTACTGAGTGTCTGGACTAAAGTTGAGGGTGTTCTAGCCTCAGTGAGTGGAACTAatgtgaaaatgcaaattgttcGGTTAAGAACAGAAGATGGACAGAGGATTGTGGGTAAGCGTCAAATGTGCTTCAAGTAGGTTGTTTATTGTGCTGACGGACGTCTAGTGGAGGAAATGAAACTTGGTGTAGTTGCTGCTTAGCAAAAGGGTGCTTGAACATTGGGCATACGTTTGAACCTGCAATATTTGAATTCCAAGAATAAAAGTAGACAAATTGAGCTGTAGTTAGTAGTTGTAGTAATAAGAATAATGAAGCAAGTGCTTGTGATCAATATATTTAACTTTGCAGATTGGTGCCTaagtatttttggttttattaatggATTTCTGTTTTGGCAAAGCAATGTGCAGACAGGTGTGTGAATGTCTTTAGGGGGAGTTTTTACCGGTGTAATCTTAACAAGTTTGTTTGTTCTCCTTTTGAAAACAGGTTTGATCATTCCTGCAAACTGCGTTGCTCCGTTAACGAACATCCTTTCCTCCTCGGACCAGTCTCAGCAGCTagcagtgcagcagcagcagatgtgGCAACAGCTTCATCCACAGAGCATTAACCACTTCAGCAACACATAGCAGCCGCTGCAGGATCACATGAGTGGACACAATACAAACTTGAATTTAGCAGCATGCTCTGTGAGCACAACAAAGTGTGGTTGCCATTTGGAGAATGTCGGAGTTCTTGTCCAAAGAATATTGTAGAATTTTGAAGTTCCCTGGAATACTTCACATTTTCCACTTCAGTGAAGAACTCGAGAAGCCTGTcctgaagaagaagaaatatgTGGACAAGGAAAAGTTCATTCTACCCTTCTATCACCTTCTCTTCATATAacgtgtgctttttttttttttttactggcttcTGCTCATAAACTACAGATTCTGTATTTTATGCAAGTGAATGGACTTACCTGGTTCCTTTATATGACCTGCTATTACAGTGCTCAGGggttattgttaaaaataaataaaacaaatgcactttGTTTGATTATCTGTGACCTTGCTGGGAATATGTcttgaaatgcatgttttaactcccccccccccccccccccccccccccccaccgtaaTGTGCTGATGAAAATATTTTTCCAAAGCATGAAGTCACAAATTGTCCATTCATTCCCAGTTTTTCAGTAAGCATTTAGAAGGTAACAGAGGCTGAAACTGCGTTTCAGATGGTGTGTGTATAGTACAGGGTTTAAGTTTGCAGAATTGTGACACTTAAATAATGCTTACCACTTTTGAACATTTAAGTTCAAAATGGATTGAGGATCATAAATCAGTAACTTCCAGTATGGATGTTCAAGCATccttttttgttaatatttttagcctttatttgcttttttattttttaatacaaagaatCTGAAAACTGGAATGTTGCCATTAAGCGAGGCCACTGCAAAATCACCTGCTCATCcctttttaagtttttgtttagTGCGTTTGATACTGAAATAGTTGGCGCTACTTTGAACTGCATTCTATACAGGACATACACCTTGATCGTGGGACACACTTGAGAGTATTGTGCTGTGTAAAAGCTTTTCATTTAACAATTCCTGTTAAATAGGTCACAATGAAGGAGCACAGTTTATCTTAAGATGGTATGAATACTGTACAAATGTGTAAAGTTACAAATCTTAAATATGACATTGTTTTGCTTAAGTAACAGtgatgtttatacagtatataaaaataaaatgaaggacAATGTTTGTCATTTCATGCTTGCACGAGTTGCACTACTGAAACAGATTCattgtatataataaaatgtaaaacgtGTTTAAGAAGGCTTCTGCAAGATGGACTTTTTGCATGTGACCGATAGAAAAAATGTGCTTAACAGTATATACTCTGAACATCTTGTCTTGCCCTTCTGCCTGTTACGGAAAATAATAATCAAGTCATTTTTTTGTAGtgtgtaaagtatattaaaaaggtaCAGAGAACTGGATGTTATGACACACTCTACAGTTACTCAACCTCTATCCACACTGATTATACATGATGCACAGTGAGGTACAGTCTTTACATTTGGCACACTGTgtgttttctgtaattattttgtttaagttccattaccagtgttgtGTTGTCCAGTAAATTTTATTGGTTTCACAGTTTTATTACATTAAGTCTGTAGCAAGTATGGGAATGTTGCTGTTTGGTGTATTGTATGCTAGCATCAGGTTTTGGACACACCAGAAAAAAATCAACATGATAGCCATGTGCTTCCATTGAGACAATATGGGCAATTAATTATACATATAGCAGTCAGTCTAAATCATGACACCCttgataacattagtaaatacaaatacagtgggAAGAAGTCAGTGGTGGAGCAGAGATAGCTTGTGATACCAAGAGCAAGTTTTAGGCAGGCAGTATTAAGATCATTCTCTTTAAATCATTAAGTTAGACCCCTTGAAAGAATTAATCTATAGAGTCTAATGATGTACAGGTAATATTCAACTAGCTACAAATTCAAAGAGAAAAGGGGCAGCTGTCTGTCTCCTGTCTAGgatgttatatatatagaaaccTTCCAGGGCACGTGTGCTTGACGCTGACAATGTAAACTACAGTGGAGCCCTTCAGTTATAATTACCAACATGTTTGCAGGAATATAGAGTTCTCCAAATCTgaggagtttctttttttttcagcaatgctAAGAGAAACTAAATTAATGGAGTGCTAAATCTTATATTTGCTTCTTAGTATTATCTATAGCTCCCTTCTGTTGGGTATTTTGgttcttgtattttatacttcaatgtaATATGAAGGTATTGCAAAGTCAAAACATACAGGCCAACTGTGTTAGCAGAAATCAGGCCAGGTTACTTCCAGCTCAAGAGCCGATGAGATACTAGGAAGAGCATTTCATCTTTATTATctacagtgctgtatacactgAATTGTACCATTTGTATCTTAAACCCAGGAAAGGGATAGAAAGtgattaaaggtgttttttttctggtttcacAATATTAACAGCTTATTCTGTCTTTCAGTAGTGAGTTTTGAATCCAGGGTTAGAAGAAGATTGTGGGTGCAGTGTACCTATACAATGCTGCTTCACACAACCCTCGAGTGTGTACAAAACTACAGAATGAGTAAACACCTGGCTACCCGGGGTGGGGTGaatggaacaaataaacagaaccGGTGTGTACAACACAGTACAACCCAACAAACTGGCTGAAGAAATTCAAACCTTTAACTgctccaccctgctgaaaataACAGCGTGCTCCTGAGCAACTGGGatataaaataagaagaaaaaaaaacattcccttaCAGGATAACTACAGCAGCTAGTGTAGGACCCCCAACATCGATTTACAGCAGTGACTTTAATTCCAGTGTGTAGACAACATTCGCTTTAGAAAGGGGACTTGTATTCATTTCCTGAACCAGTATATAACTAGCTCTTGACCCAGCACAACATCTCCACTTCCACATCTGACCAGGATAAAGAGGGCATGACCTTATACAGAGATATACCTGCTGTTGTATCATGTATTTAAAATGGGGAGGGGGAGCACACTACACAGCTATACCTAACAACACACACTCTGCTAACCTCGGATTAGCTTAACCTGAAAACGTTCCTGTTATTGAAACTGAAGTTAATTATCCCGGCCTTGCGGCGTATTTCTAGATCCTCCATGCATGCTGGTGCCAAAAGGTGGGGGAGGGTATATCGGTGGTGCAGGACAGGAAGAGGTTAAACCTGCCACACCGGCCTCATTTCCAACGCCTGAACGGTGCCTTGGCCTCGTGGATTTAAATATTGTGAAACACAAaggaataaggaaaaaaaaacggTCCTGTTAAACTGAAAATAGTGGGGAAATGTTGTTTTCTTGCATGCCACTGTCACAGTTTGAATGT
Above is a window of Polyodon spathula isolate WHYD16114869_AA chromosome 25, ASM1765450v1, whole genome shotgun sequence DNA encoding:
- the LOC121299980 gene encoding protein strawberry notch homolog 1-like isoform X3 — encoded protein: MMDPGQDLLLAALSESGISPNDLFDIGPLDAGLGAPLPSVGNQQSVPISALEQDLGAGPAVTVKQGPVLPPTPTVTVRKPQPSTTTFVLNQLNHLPSLGTIVVTKPSGTTSRQTVTVAKIVHTSATTRPSYTTPVMHTTLTTPGKDQIQLKELLRSSSLNELMKLKPPSNIAQPVATAATDLNNGVKKEVSNKDVARIWINDDIKMRSFSPTNKIAGIKEEEEPDEEDEEELGHAETYAEYMPMKLKVGLRHPDPVVETSSLSSVSPPDVWYRLSLSEEIIDRGWLSALQLEAITYTAQQHETFLPNGDRAAYLIGDGAGVGKGRTIAGIMYENYILGRKRALWFSVSNDLKYDAERDLRDIGAKNIQVHSLNKFKYGKISSKHNGSVKKGVIFATYSSLIGESQSGGKYKTRFKQLLHWCGEDFDGVIVFDECHKAKNVCPIGNSKPTKTGLAVLELQNKLPKARVVYASATGASEPRNMAYMNRLGIWGEGTPFKEFSNFIQAVERRGVGAMEIVAMDMKLRGMYIARQLSFSGVTFKIEEVPLTQDYVKMYNKAVRLWVAAREKFQLAANLMDAEQRMKKSMWGQFWSAHQRFFKYLCIASKVKRVVQLAREEIKNGKCVVIGLQSTGEARTLEALEEGGGELNDFVSTAKGVLQSLVEKHFPAPDRQKLFSLLGIDLSAKKTPSPNDCASTDNKGKKRKGQDTKKEAKKPRKSGGLGGSSSDDSDSASAKEAESDNDSFKSVSSGEDDEDDFNPFRDESSEDDEDDPWLIRKDHKKTKDKKNKKKKKNIDPDSIHSALLASGLGSKRPAFSTPVVNTTSSAPSIAKKDSESSSCVTSQDAVESAQQMKRELLDKLEKLAEDLPPNTLDELIDELGGPDNVAEMTGRKGRVVSNDDGSISYESRSELDVPVEILNITEKQRFMDGEKNIAIISEAASSGISLQADRRVKNQRRRVHMTLELPWSADRAIQQFGRTHRSNQVTAPEYVFLISELAGEQRFASIVAKRLESLGALTHGDRRATESRDLSRFNFDNKYGRSALEIVMKSIVNLDSPIASPPANFDGDFFKEIRHGLIGVGLINVEDRSGILMLDKDYNNIGKFLNRILGMEVQQQNALFQYFSDTLSAVIQNAKKNGRYDMGILDLGSGDEKVRKVESKKFLTPGYSTSGHVELYTVSVERGMSWEESTRVWAEQSGPDDGFYIQIRNNKKTAILVKEVNAKKRLFLVYRPNTGKQLKLEVYADIRKKCKKVLSEDAKQHWIDQYNSSAETCSHAYWRGNCKKASVGLQCEIGLRCRTYFVLCGSVLSVWTKVEGVLASVSGTNVKMQIVRLRTEDGQRIVGLIIPANCVAPLTNILSSSDQSQQLAVQQQQMWQQLHPQSINHFSNT
- the LOC121299980 gene encoding protein strawberry notch homolog 1-like isoform X1, encoding MREQQPEIRSGDRGPERREMMDPGQDLLLAALSESGISPNDLFDIGPLDAGLGAPLPSVGNQQSVPISALEQDLGAGPAVTVKQGPVLPPTPTVTVRKPQPSTTTFVLNQLNHLPSLGTIVVTKPSGTTSRQTVTVAKIVHTSATTRPSYTTPVMHTTLTTPGKDQIQLKELLRSSSLNELMKLKPPSNIAQPVATAATDLNNGVKKEVSNKDVARIWINDDIKMRSFSPTNKIAGIKEEEEPDEEDEEELGHAETYAEYMPMKLKVGLRHPDPVVETSSLSSVSPPDVWYRLSLSEEIIDRGWLSALQLEAITYTAQQHETFLPNGDRAAYLIGDGAGVGKGRTIAGIMYENYILGRKRALWFSVSNDLKYDAERDLRDIGAKNIQVHSLNKFKYGKISSKHNGSVKKGVIFATYSSLIGESQSGGKYKTRFKQLLHWCGEDFDGVIVFDECHKAKNVCPIGNSKPTKTGLAVLELQNKLPKARVVYASATGASEPRNMAYMNRLGIWGEGTPFKEFSNFIQAVERRGVGAMEIVAMDMKLRGMYIARQLSFSGVTFKIEEVPLTQDYVKMYNKAVRLWVAAREKFQLAANLMDAEQRMKKSMWGQFWSAHQRFFKYLCIASKVKRVVQLAREEIKNGKCVVIGLQSTGEARTLEALEEGGGELNDFVSTAKGVLQSLVEKHFPAPDRQKLFSLLGIDLSAKKTPSPNDCASTDNKGKKRKGQDTKKEAKKPRKSGGLGGSSSDDSDSASAKEAESDNDSFKSVSSGEDDEDDFNPFRDESSEDDEDDPWLIRKDHKKTKDKKNKKKKKNIDPDSIHSALLASGLGSKRPAFSTPVVNTTSSAPSIAKKDSESSSCVTSQDAVESAQQMKRELLDKLEKLAEDLPPNTLDELIDELGGPDNVAEMTGRKGRVVSNDDGSISYESRSELDVPVEILNITEKQRFMDGEKNIAIISEAASSGISLQADRRVKNQRRRVHMTLELPWSADRAIQQFGRTHRSNQVTAPEYVFLISELAGEQRFASIVAKRLESLGALTHGDRRATESRDLSRFNFDNKYGRSALEIVMKSIVNLDSPIASPPANFDGDFFKEIRHGLIGVGLINVEDRSGILMLDKDYNNIGKFLNRILGMEVQQQNALFQYFSDTLSAVIQNAKKNGRYDMGILDLGSGDEKVRKVESKKFLTPGYSTSGHVELYTVSVERGMSWEESTRVWAEQSGPDDGFYIQIRNNKKTAILVKEVNAKKRLFLVYRPNTGKQLKLEVYADIRKKCKKVLSEDAKQHWIDQYNSSAETCSHAYWRGNCKKASVGLQCEIGLRCRTYFVLCGSVLSVWTKVEGVLASVSGTNVKMQIVRLRTEDGQRIVGLIIPANCVAPLTNILSSSDQSQQLAVQQQQMWQQLHPQSINHFSNT
- the LOC121299980 gene encoding protein strawberry notch homolog 1-like isoform X2; this translates as MMMDPGQDLLLAALSESGISPNDLFDIGPLDAGLGAPLPSVGNQQSVPISALEQDLGAGPAVTVKQGPVLPPTPTVTVRKPQPSTTTFVLNQLNHLPSLGTIVVTKPSGTTSRQTVTVAKIVHTSATTRPSYTTPVMHTTLTTPGKDQIQLKELLRSSSLNELMKLKPPSNIAQPVATAATDLNNGVKKEVSNKDVARIWINDDIKMRSFSPTNKIAGIKEEEEPDEEDEEELGHAETYAEYMPMKLKVGLRHPDPVVETSSLSSVSPPDVWYRLSLSEEIIDRGWLSALQLEAITYTAQQHETFLPNGDRAAYLIGDGAGVGKGRTIAGIMYENYILGRKRALWFSVSNDLKYDAERDLRDIGAKNIQVHSLNKFKYGKISSKHNGSVKKGVIFATYSSLIGESQSGGKYKTRFKQLLHWCGEDFDGVIVFDECHKAKNVCPIGNSKPTKTGLAVLELQNKLPKARVVYASATGASEPRNMAYMNRLGIWGEGTPFKEFSNFIQAVERRGVGAMEIVAMDMKLRGMYIARQLSFSGVTFKIEEVPLTQDYVKMYNKAVRLWVAAREKFQLAANLMDAEQRMKKSMWGQFWSAHQRFFKYLCIASKVKRVVQLAREEIKNGKCVVIGLQSTGEARTLEALEEGGGELNDFVSTAKGVLQSLVEKHFPAPDRQKLFSLLGIDLSAKKTPSPNDCASTDNKGKKRKGQDTKKEAKKPRKSGGLGGSSSDDSDSASAKEAESDNDSFKSVSSGEDDEDDFNPFRDESSEDDEDDPWLIRKDHKKTKDKKNKKKKKNIDPDSIHSALLASGLGSKRPAFSTPVVNTTSSAPSIAKKDSESSSCVTSQDAVESAQQMKRELLDKLEKLAEDLPPNTLDELIDELGGPDNVAEMTGRKGRVVSNDDGSISYESRSELDVPVEILNITEKQRFMDGEKNIAIISEAASSGISLQADRRVKNQRRRVHMTLELPWSADRAIQQFGRTHRSNQVTAPEYVFLISELAGEQRFASIVAKRLESLGALTHGDRRATESRDLSRFNFDNKYGRSALEIVMKSIVNLDSPIASPPANFDGDFFKEIRHGLIGVGLINVEDRSGILMLDKDYNNIGKFLNRILGMEVQQQNALFQYFSDTLSAVIQNAKKNGRYDMGILDLGSGDEKVRKVESKKFLTPGYSTSGHVELYTVSVERGMSWEESTRVWAEQSGPDDGFYIQIRNNKKTAILVKEVNAKKRLFLVYRPNTGKQLKLEVYADIRKKCKKVLSEDAKQHWIDQYNSSAETCSHAYWRGNCKKASVGLQCEIGLRCRTYFVLCGSVLSVWTKVEGVLASVSGTNVKMQIVRLRTEDGQRIVGLIIPANCVAPLTNILSSSDQSQQLAVQQQQMWQQLHPQSINHFSNT